The Haloplanus sp. GDY1 genomic sequence CCGCAGTGGTTCCACACCGACCCCGACCGCGCCGCCGACTCCATCTACGGCGGCTTGATCGCCAGCGGCTGGCACACCGCGGCGATGTCGATGCGGCTGTTCGTCGACGGCTTCCTCGGCGAGACGGCGACGCTCGGCGCGAAGGGGCTGGATCGGCTCCGCTGGCCCGCGCCGGTCGTCCCCGGCGACGAACTCACGGTCCACTCGACGATCCACGGCGTCGACGGATCGGACGGTACCGACGACTACGGGGTGGTTCGCTGGGGCGTCGAGACGACGGCCGGGGGAGGCGAGAAGACGGTGCTGGCGTTCGAGGCGCTGGTGTTGGTCGCGCGTGCGTGACGACCGACGACGTCACCACCGGTCGGGTTCGTCGTACTCAGAGAGCAGTTCCCGGCGGTGGCGCAACTGCCCGGTCGCCCGGCGCAAGACCCCGAGCAGGGTGTGGATCTCCCGGTCCGTCGGGTGGGCGCGGCCGATCAGCCGCCGCACCAGCCGCCGGGTCTTGTCGCGTTTGACCTCGCGGTAGCCGCTGGCGTCCAGGAACTCGCCGACGAAGTCGTGGAACCGCTCGACGTCCGCCTCCGTGGCCCGCTCGCGCTCCACGTCCGGCAACTGCGTCTCCTCGACGGTCAGCCCCCGGAGTTCGTAGAGCAGGATCGTCGCCGCCTGCCCCAGGTTCAGGACGGGGTAGTCCGCGCTCGCGGGGATCGAACACACCTCGTCGAGCCGGCCGAGTTCCTCGTTGTCGAGGCCGCGCCCCTCCCGGCCGAACACCAGAGCGGTCGGCGCGTCGACCGTCTCCAGGCTGTCGGCCAACTCCCGGGGCGTCTTGAACGGGAAGCGCACGTGTCGTCGGCTGTCCTCACCCGTGATGGCCGTGCAGCCGACCGTGTGGTAGTTCGCGACCACCTCGTCGAGGGTCACCTCGTCGGCGTTCGGGAGCACGTCCTCGCGGGCGTGGCCGGCGAAGCCGTAGGCCTCGCCGTCGGGGTCGAGTTCCGGCGGGTCCACCAGCTTGAGATCCGTCAGCCCGAAGTTCTTCATCGCGCGGGCGATGGTGCCGACGTTGCCCGGCGTCTCGGCGTCGACGACGACGACGACCGGTCGCTGGCCGCTCATCGGGACGGGTAGTCGGTGCCGAGGTCGACGTCGTCGAGGTCGACGTCCTCGTCGTCGCTCTCGCCGTCGTCGCTCTCGCCGTCGTACCTCTCGCGGAGGTCGATCCGTCGGCCGTCGAAGTCCTCGTTGAGTCGGCGGTGGATCTCCTGTGGATCGGGCAGCGAGGGGAGTTCCGCGGGGTCGGTCTCGACGTGATCGAGGCCGCCGTACCCCTCGGGGGCACGGCCGCCGTCGTCGAACCACTCGTGGAACGCGTCGCGGAAGCGCTCCGTGCCGCGGTGGGCCTTGCCGCCAGCCTCGCGGTACCAGTAGAGGAAGTCCGCCTCGTGGGCGTCACAGAGCAGGATCTCCTCGCCGGGTTCGCCGTAGACGATGGCCGCCTGCGTACACCGCTCCACGTCCTCCTCGCCGTACACCAGATAGCAGGCGTCACAGGGCTGGTCGACGAGGCGGGTGAGGCGGACGAGCCGGTCCCGGGAGTCCGCGGGCATCTCGTCGAGGGGCTTGAACTCCCCGTCGTCGGTGAACACCTCGGACTCCTCGAAGCGCCAGCCGCGAAGCCCGATACTGACCTTTGCCATTGGACGGCGGTAGCGCCCGGGCGAATAAAAAGAGCGCGTCTTCGACGCCCTGACGCCGCCGGCTCGGCCCTGGCTCACTCGCCCCCGTCGCGTGGCGTCCACCGCGTCACGCGGTCGGCGACCTTGAGCGCCCCGTCGCGCCGGCGGAGGTACGCTACGAGGAGAACGCCACCCGCGGCGGCGGCGCCCACGTGGACGAGGCCCTCCTCACCCACCCACCGGGACGGCCCCACGAGGTCGAGCGCCAGGAGTTCGGGCACCGCCCCCGAGACGCCGAGTCCGAACAGTCCCTGCGTGTAGTTGTAGAGCGCGTGAAATCCGATCGGTAGCGCGAGGTCGCCGGTCAGGGCGTACACGCCCCCGAGGATCGCCCCGGCGAGCAGGTAGTAGCCGTACTGTCCGGGGTGGGTTACCTTGCCGCCGTGGAGGGCGGCGAAGACGAGGGCGCTGAGGAGGACGGCGAGGAGGACGGCCGGCCGCCGCCCCAGCGAGTCCTGGCCGCCCTCCGCGAGGTTCTTCAGCATCGTCGCCCGGAAGACGAACTCCTCCCACGCCGCCGCGACGGCGACGAGCGCGAACGCCCCGACGGTCGCGGGGAGGAACGGGAGGACGCCCGGTGCCTCGGTGACGCCGGTCACGGCGGCCCAGTCGGCGCCGAGCACCACTGCGAGGGCGCCGGCGTTGACGGCCGTGCCGATGCCGGCGCCGACGGCGAGCGATCGGACCCACCGGCGGTCGACCGCCAGGCCGTACTCGGCGGTCGGTCGACGGTCGATCAGTCGCGCGCTGGCGACGACGGCGACGGCGAGGATCGCGGCGATCCCGAGGAGTTCGAGCAGTTCGCGGACGGGATGCTCGAACCGCGTCCGAACGGCCGTCTGGACGACCGCGAGGGCGAGAAAAGTCGTCACGAGGGGCAGTACCGCCCGTATCGGCGCCCGGAGTCGGCGGCCGTCGCGGGTCCGGATCGGCCACGCGAGCCATCGCCGGATCCGTCGCCACGGGGATCGATCGGTCGTCGGGGTCGACATGCTCGGAGGGACCGACGGAGCCACCCTATCGGTGCGGGCACGGCTTCCGATACGGAAGCCGGACGGCCCTTTTATTCGCCGCCGCCCGTTGGTACCGGTATGGACGGGGACGGGGACGACGAACTCCTCGCGTTGCTCGACGACGAGTACGCGCGGGCCATCCTCGCCGAACTCACCACCGAACCGATGTCAGCCTCCGAACTCTGTGCCGCGTGTGAGATGTCCGATCCGACGGCGTACCGTCGCCTCGAACGGCTGGAGGCGGCCGACCTCGTGGTCGAGCAGCAGGCGATCGACCCGGACGGCCACCACTACAAGCGCTACGCCGCGACCGTCGAGGAGGTGACCGTCGCGTTCGCCGACGGATCGTGCGAGGTGTCCGTCACCAGATCCTCGACGAACCCGGCCGATCGGTTCACCGACCTGTTCGAGGGGGTGTCCTGAAATGCGTTCGCTCCCCTTACAGCTGCGGGCCGGCGGGGCCGATCCCCTGCTGTCGGTCGCCGTCGTCGGACTCACGCTCCTCTCGATCGCCCTCTCGGTGGCGATCGCCGCGCTCCTCGTCCGTGGCTACCGCCGCGGACCGGGCCACGCCGGAATGCTGCGTCTCGCGGTCGGGCTCATCCTGCTCACCACCGTGCCGGAGCTCCTGCGGATCGGGCTCCCGACGGTCACCGCCGCCGGCGACGTCGGTCGATCGCTCCTCGTGAGCGGCTGTGAACTGCTGGGACTCGGAACCATCATCCTGGCGGTCTACGGGGGTGGGTCGGAGTGATTCCGGACCTCCCGCTCGCTCCCGAGAGCGTCGCGTGGGCGTCGCGTGGGCTGACGGCCGTCGTCGGCCTCTTCGTCGCGACGCTGGCGTACCGTGGATACAGGCGCAACGACGCCCCGCAGATGCGGGCGCTCGCGGTCGGCGTGGGCCTGTTGACCGCCGGCGTCTTCCTCGTCGTCACCGTCGTCGACGCGGTGGGAGCCGGCGCCGGCGTCGTCCTGCTCGCCCGCGGACTCGTCACCGTGGCCGGCCTCTGTGCCGTGCTGATCGCCGTTCGCTACCGGTGACTCGGCCGCGCTCCCGGCGGCGAGTCCGCACCGTTCCCCCGACCGGTTCGCATATGGTGATCGGGGCCGGAAGGCCGCCCATGCGAAACGTGGACGCCGCGGGCCTCGGCATCGGCGACGACTACCCGCCACGACTCATGGGGGTGTTGAACGTCAGCGAGGAGTCGCCGTACGAGCCGAGCGTGTTC encodes the following:
- a CDS encoding RNA methyltransferase; the protein is MSGQRPVVVVVDAETPGNVGTIARAMKNFGLTDLKLVDPPELDPDGEAYGFAGHAREDVLPNADEVTLDEVVANYHTVGCTAITGEDSRRHVRFPFKTPRELADSLETVDAPTALVFGREGRGLDNEELGRLDEVCSIPASADYPVLNLGQAATILLYELRGLTVEETQLPDVERERATEADVERFHDFVGEFLDASGYREVKRDKTRRLVRRLIGRAHPTDREIHTLLGVLRRATGQLRHRRELLSEYDEPDRW
- a CDS encoding CPBP family intramembrane glutamic endopeptidase is translated as MSTPTTDRSPWRRIRRWLAWPIRTRDGRRLRAPIRAVLPLVTTFLALAVVQTAVRTRFEHPVRELLELLGIAAILAVAVVASARLIDRRPTAEYGLAVDRRWVRSLAVGAGIGTAVNAGALAVVLGADWAAVTGVTEAPGVLPFLPATVGAFALVAVAAAWEEFVFRATMLKNLAEGGQDSLGRRPAVLLAVLLSALVFAALHGGKVTHPGQYGYYLLAGAILGGVYALTGDLALPIGFHALYNYTQGLFGLGVSGAVPELLALDLVGPSRWVGEEGLVHVGAAAAGGVLLVAYLRRRDGALKVADRVTRWTPRDGGE
- a CDS encoding DUF7521 family protein; the encoded protein is MIPDLPLAPESVAWASRGLTAVVGLFVATLAYRGYRRNDAPQMRALAVGVGLLTAGVFLVVTVVDAVGAGAGVVLLARGLVTVAGLCAVLIAVRYR
- a CDS encoding ArsR/SmtB family transcription factor; its protein translation is MDGDGDDELLALLDDEYARAILAELTTEPMSASELCAACEMSDPTAYRRLERLEAADLVVEQQAIDPDGHHYKRYAATVEEVTVAFADGSCEVSVTRSSTNPADRFTDLFEGVS
- a CDS encoding MaoC/PaaZ C-terminal domain-containing protein, translated to MTVFLDDVDRWDGESHGTYAVTEAEIVEFAERYDPQWFHTDPDRAADSIYGGLIASGWHTAAMSMRLFVDGFLGETATLGAKGLDRLRWPAPVVPGDELTVHSTIHGVDGSDGTDDYGVVRWGVETTAGGGEKTVLAFEALVLVARA